The following proteins come from a genomic window of Brachionichthys hirsutus isolate HB-005 chromosome 20, CSIRO-AGI_Bhir_v1, whole genome shotgun sequence:
- the zc3h14 gene encoding zinc finger CCCH domain-containing protein 14 isoform X4 encodes MEIGAEISKKIRAAIKGKLQELGAYIDDELPDYIMVMVANKKTSQQMADDLSLFLGNNTIKFTAWLQGVLEKLRSVSVEPESLKHQPQFEGGAKSRSSLSEDATGDELKVLTVSSSRFERTEARVSSSANESSRGAVEKTSPRLTSAVKPLAELLPSEAVIDIKPDLDDDLIAEDPVEIRSSHVRTRSVTSRPTAEIYRAGQGRFSSANSAEPSRHAEGSSYSRHQDSRAGRSSRAGSSRLEESSRKRKTPVASSVVRVSRTADDDDSDEFEEEDEGYGGRGPSSRVSLPSKPERKPTLPPAKQANRNLILKAISEAQDSITKTTSYPTIPQRQTVPVAPRARLASSEEMTAAIQLVQEHLHSLAPRVRACPPTELLPPRTHVRSLASRLQLDLAGGSAAGQQSDYAVEDAAGSDAKALDSRSFILSQRQLQEPPAGSRRRLQAKEEVQSALPRTVQSSKEKGDSASPKFIVTLDGVPSPLGNFADCEMDLDDVRPPSKVTDAPLPINREPKGGILHRVQGGVASSAEDIMDFNMAEEDAVPVKKQKVMERCKYWPVCKSGDDCLYHHPTAQCKCTNADCPFTHVSRRSAVGPPPRPAVQPVQITSVCRFFPDCKNMDCPFYHPKPCRFAALCKRAGCTFYHPNTSVPPRHALKWTKTQAS; translated from the exons ATGGAGATCGGAGCCGAGATCAGCAAGAAGATAAGA GCTGCGATTAAGGGCAAGCTTCAAGAGCTCGGCGCCTACATCG ATGACGAGCTCCCCGACTACATCATGGTGATGGTAGCgaacaaaaaaacatctcagCAGATGGCCGATGATCTGTCCCTTTTCCTCGGGAACAACACGATCAAATTCACAGCCTG GTTGCAGGGTGTGCTGGAGAAGCTGAGATCCGTTTCCGTGG AGCCCGAATCCCTCAAGCATCAGCCCCAGTTCGAAGGTGGTGCAAAGAGCCGATCATCTCTGAGTGAAGACGCCACCGGAGATGAGCTGAAGGTGCTAACGGTGTCCAGTTCACGCtttgagaggacagaagcaCGCGTGTCCAGTTCCGCTAATGAAAGCAG CAGAGGCGCCGTGGAGAAGACTTCCCCCCGACTAACCTCCGCCGTCAAGCCCCTCGCGGAGCTGCTCCCATCAGAGGCCGTCATCGACATCAAACCAGACTTGGATGATGACCTCATCGCCGAGGACCCTGTAGAAATACGCAGCAGCCACGTGCGAACAAGGAGCGTCACCAGTCGCCCCACCGCTGAGATCTACAGGGCGGGGCAGGGCAGGTTCAGCTCGGCTAACTCCGCGGAGCCGTCCCGACACGCGGAAGGCTCCTCTTACAGCCGGCATCAGGACAGCAGAGCCGGCAGATCCTCCCGAGCTGGATCCAGCAGG CTGGAGGAGTCGTCGCGTAAGCGCAAGACGCCTGTCGCGAGTTCGGTGGTACGAGTGAGCCGAACGGCAGACGACGACGACAGCGATGAATtcgaagaggaggatgaaggctATGGAGGAAGAGGACCGTCCAGTAGAGTGTCCCTACCCTCCAAACCAGAGCGCAA ACCGACGCTCCCTCCAGCCAAGCAAGCCAATAGGAACCTGATACTGAAGGCCATCTCTGAGGCTCAGGACTCAATCACCAAAACCACATCCTACCCCACAA TACCACAGAGGCAGACCGTTCCCGTGGCGCCTCGGGCTCGTTTGGCCAGCAGCGAGGAGATGACTGCAGCTATTCAGCTGGTCCAGGAGCACCTCCACAGCCTGGCCCCCAGGGTCCGGGCCTGCCCCCCCACAGAGCTCCTTCCTCCCAGAACTCATG tGAGATCTTTAGCTTCACGTCTGCAGCTTGACCTTGCAGGAGGAAGTGCTGCGGGACAGCAGAGTGACTATG CTGTAGAGGACGCAGCCGGCAGTGATGCCAAGGCTCTTGATTCCCGCTCCTTCATACTGAGTCAGCGGCAGCTGCAGGAGCCACCGGCAGGAAGTCGGCGACGTCTCCAAGCCAAAGAGGAAGTCCAGTCGGCTTTACCACGCACTGTCCAATCCAG TAAGGAAAAGGGCGACTCTGCGAGCCCGAAGTTCATCGTGACATTAGATGGGGTGCCGAGCCCATTGGGAAATTTTGCAGACTGTGAGATGGACCTAGATGATGTGAGGCCACCCTCAAAGGTGACGGATGCCCCCTTACCCATCAACAGGGAGCCCAAAGGCGGCATCCTTCACAGAGTGCAGGGAGGAGTCGCATCATCGGCAG AGGACATAATGGACTTTAACATGGCGGAGGAGGACGCAGTACCTGTAAAGAAGCAGAAGGTGATGGAGAGATGCAAGTACTGGCCAGTCTGTAAGAGTGGAGACGACTGTCTGTACCATCACCCGACGGCACAGTGCAA GTGCACAAATGCTGACTGCCCCTTCACCCATGTCAGCCGCAGGAGCGCAGTGGGGCCCCCACCCAGGCCAG CAGTGCAGCCGGTGCAAATCACAAGCGTGTGTCGCTTCTTCCCAGACTGCAAGAATATGGATTGTCCATTTTATCATCCAAAG CCGTGTCGCTTCGCAGCCCTGTGTAAACGTGCCGGATGTACCTTCTACCACCCAAACACATCTGTGCCACCAAGACATGCCTTGAAGTGGACAAAAACTCAGGCCAG CTAA
- the zc3h14 gene encoding zinc finger CCCH domain-containing protein 14 isoform X3: MEIGAEISKKIRAAIKGKLQELGAYIDDELPDYIMVMVANKKTSQQMADDLSLFLGNNTIKFTAWLQGVLEKLRSVSVEPESLKHQPQFEGGAKSRSSLSEDATGDELKVLTVSSSRFERTEARVSSSANESSRGAVEKTSPRLTSAVKPLAELLPSEAVIDIKPDLDDDLIAEDPVEIRSSHVRTRSVTSRPTAEIYRAGQGRFSSANSAEPSRHAEGSSYSRHQDSRAGRSSRAGSSRLEESSRKRKTPVASSVVRVSRTADDDDSDEFEEEDEGYGGRGPSSRVSLPSKPERKPTLPPAKQANRNLILKAISEAQDSITKTTSYPTIPQRQTVPVAPRARLASSEEMTAAIQLVQEHLHSLAPRVRACPPTELLPPRTHVRSLASRLQLDLAGGSAAGQQSDYAVEDAAGSDAKALDSRSFILSQRQLQEPPAGSRRRLQAKEEVQSALPRTVQSSKEKGDSASPKFIVTLDGVPSPLGNFADCEMDLDDVRPPSKVTDAPLPINREPKGGILHRVQGGVASSAEDIMDFNMAEEDAVPVKKQKVMERCKYWPVCKSGDDCLYHHPTAQCKTFPSCKFGDKCIFVHPNCKYDARCTNADCPFTHVSRRSAVGPPPRPVQPVQITSVCRFFPDCKNMDCPFYHPKPCRFAALCKRAGCTFYHPNTSVPPRHALKWTKTQAS, from the exons ATGGAGATCGGAGCCGAGATCAGCAAGAAGATAAGA GCTGCGATTAAGGGCAAGCTTCAAGAGCTCGGCGCCTACATCG ATGACGAGCTCCCCGACTACATCATGGTGATGGTAGCgaacaaaaaaacatctcagCAGATGGCCGATGATCTGTCCCTTTTCCTCGGGAACAACACGATCAAATTCACAGCCTG GTTGCAGGGTGTGCTGGAGAAGCTGAGATCCGTTTCCGTGG AGCCCGAATCCCTCAAGCATCAGCCCCAGTTCGAAGGTGGTGCAAAGAGCCGATCATCTCTGAGTGAAGACGCCACCGGAGATGAGCTGAAGGTGCTAACGGTGTCCAGTTCACGCtttgagaggacagaagcaCGCGTGTCCAGTTCCGCTAATGAAAGCAG CAGAGGCGCCGTGGAGAAGACTTCCCCCCGACTAACCTCCGCCGTCAAGCCCCTCGCGGAGCTGCTCCCATCAGAGGCCGTCATCGACATCAAACCAGACTTGGATGATGACCTCATCGCCGAGGACCCTGTAGAAATACGCAGCAGCCACGTGCGAACAAGGAGCGTCACCAGTCGCCCCACCGCTGAGATCTACAGGGCGGGGCAGGGCAGGTTCAGCTCGGCTAACTCCGCGGAGCCGTCCCGACACGCGGAAGGCTCCTCTTACAGCCGGCATCAGGACAGCAGAGCCGGCAGATCCTCCCGAGCTGGATCCAGCAGG CTGGAGGAGTCGTCGCGTAAGCGCAAGACGCCTGTCGCGAGTTCGGTGGTACGAGTGAGCCGAACGGCAGACGACGACGACAGCGATGAATtcgaagaggaggatgaaggctATGGAGGAAGAGGACCGTCCAGTAGAGTGTCCCTACCCTCCAAACCAGAGCGCAA ACCGACGCTCCCTCCAGCCAAGCAAGCCAATAGGAACCTGATACTGAAGGCCATCTCTGAGGCTCAGGACTCAATCACCAAAACCACATCCTACCCCACAA TACCACAGAGGCAGACCGTTCCCGTGGCGCCTCGGGCTCGTTTGGCCAGCAGCGAGGAGATGACTGCAGCTATTCAGCTGGTCCAGGAGCACCTCCACAGCCTGGCCCCCAGGGTCCGGGCCTGCCCCCCCACAGAGCTCCTTCCTCCCAGAACTCATG tGAGATCTTTAGCTTCACGTCTGCAGCTTGACCTTGCAGGAGGAAGTGCTGCGGGACAGCAGAGTGACTATG CTGTAGAGGACGCAGCCGGCAGTGATGCCAAGGCTCTTGATTCCCGCTCCTTCATACTGAGTCAGCGGCAGCTGCAGGAGCCACCGGCAGGAAGTCGGCGACGTCTCCAAGCCAAAGAGGAAGTCCAGTCGGCTTTACCACGCACTGTCCAATCCAG TAAGGAAAAGGGCGACTCTGCGAGCCCGAAGTTCATCGTGACATTAGATGGGGTGCCGAGCCCATTGGGAAATTTTGCAGACTGTGAGATGGACCTAGATGATGTGAGGCCACCCTCAAAGGTGACGGATGCCCCCTTACCCATCAACAGGGAGCCCAAAGGCGGCATCCTTCACAGAGTGCAGGGAGGAGTCGCATCATCGGCAG AGGACATAATGGACTTTAACATGGCGGAGGAGGACGCAGTACCTGTAAAGAAGCAGAAGGTGATGGAGAGATGCAAGTACTGGCCAGTCTGTAAGAGTGGAGACGACTGTCTGTACCATCACCCGACGGCACAGTGCAA gacttTTCCCAGCTGCAAGTTTGGggataaatgcatttttgtcCATCCTAATTGTAAATACGATGCCAGGTGCACAAATGCTGACTGCCCCTTCACCCATGTCAGCCGCAGGAGCGCAGTGGGGCCCCCACCCAGGCCAG TGCAGCCGGTGCAAATCACAAGCGTGTGTCGCTTCTTCCCAGACTGCAAGAATATGGATTGTCCATTTTATCATCCAAAG CCGTGTCGCTTCGCAGCCCTGTGTAAACGTGCCGGATGTACCTTCTACCACCCAAACACATCTGTGCCACCAAGACATGCCTTGAAGTGGACAAAAACTCAGGCCAG CTAA
- the zc3h14 gene encoding zinc finger CCCH domain-containing protein 14 isoform X2, with amino-acid sequence MEIGAEISKKIRAAIKGKLQELGAYIDDELPDYIMVMVANKKTSQQMADDLSLFLGNNTIKFTAWLQGVLEKLRSVSVEPESLKHQPQFEGGAKSRSSLSEDATGDELKVLTVSSSRFERTEARVSSSANESRGAVEKTSPRLTSAVKPLAELLPSEAVIDIKPDLDDDLIAEDPVEIRSSHVRTRSVTSRPTAEIYRAGQGRFSSANSAEPSRHAEGSSYSRHQDSRAGRSSRAGSSRLEESSRKRKTPVASSVVRVSRTADDDDSDEFEEEDEGYGGRGPSSRVSLPSKPERKPTLPPAKQANRNLILKAISEAQDSITKTTSYPTIPQRQTVPVAPRARLASSEEMTAAIQLVQEHLHSLAPRVRACPPTELLPPRTHVRSLASRLQLDLAGGSAAGQQSDYAVEDAAGSDAKALDSRSFILSQRQLQEPPAGSRRRLQAKEEVQSALPRTVQSSKEKGDSASPKFIVTLDGVPSPLGNFADCEMDLDDVRPPSKVTDAPLPINREPKGGILHRVQGGVASSAEDIMDFNMAEEDAVPVKKQKVMERCKYWPVCKSGDDCLYHHPTAQCKTFPSCKFGDKCIFVHPNCKYDARCTNADCPFTHVSRRSAVGPPPRPAVQPVQITSVCRFFPDCKNMDCPFYHPKPCRFAALCKRAGCTFYHPNTSVPPRHALKWTKTQAS; translated from the exons ATGGAGATCGGAGCCGAGATCAGCAAGAAGATAAGA GCTGCGATTAAGGGCAAGCTTCAAGAGCTCGGCGCCTACATCG ATGACGAGCTCCCCGACTACATCATGGTGATGGTAGCgaacaaaaaaacatctcagCAGATGGCCGATGATCTGTCCCTTTTCCTCGGGAACAACACGATCAAATTCACAGCCTG GTTGCAGGGTGTGCTGGAGAAGCTGAGATCCGTTTCCGTGG AGCCCGAATCCCTCAAGCATCAGCCCCAGTTCGAAGGTGGTGCAAAGAGCCGATCATCTCTGAGTGAAGACGCCACCGGAGATGAGCTGAAGGTGCTAACGGTGTCCAGTTCACGCtttgagaggacagaagcaCGCGTGTCCAGTTCCGCTAATGAAAGCAG AGGCGCCGTGGAGAAGACTTCCCCCCGACTAACCTCCGCCGTCAAGCCCCTCGCGGAGCTGCTCCCATCAGAGGCCGTCATCGACATCAAACCAGACTTGGATGATGACCTCATCGCCGAGGACCCTGTAGAAATACGCAGCAGCCACGTGCGAACAAGGAGCGTCACCAGTCGCCCCACCGCTGAGATCTACAGGGCGGGGCAGGGCAGGTTCAGCTCGGCTAACTCCGCGGAGCCGTCCCGACACGCGGAAGGCTCCTCTTACAGCCGGCATCAGGACAGCAGAGCCGGCAGATCCTCCCGAGCTGGATCCAGCAGG CTGGAGGAGTCGTCGCGTAAGCGCAAGACGCCTGTCGCGAGTTCGGTGGTACGAGTGAGCCGAACGGCAGACGACGACGACAGCGATGAATtcgaagaggaggatgaaggctATGGAGGAAGAGGACCGTCCAGTAGAGTGTCCCTACCCTCCAAACCAGAGCGCAA ACCGACGCTCCCTCCAGCCAAGCAAGCCAATAGGAACCTGATACTGAAGGCCATCTCTGAGGCTCAGGACTCAATCACCAAAACCACATCCTACCCCACAA TACCACAGAGGCAGACCGTTCCCGTGGCGCCTCGGGCTCGTTTGGCCAGCAGCGAGGAGATGACTGCAGCTATTCAGCTGGTCCAGGAGCACCTCCACAGCCTGGCCCCCAGGGTCCGGGCCTGCCCCCCCACAGAGCTCCTTCCTCCCAGAACTCATG tGAGATCTTTAGCTTCACGTCTGCAGCTTGACCTTGCAGGAGGAAGTGCTGCGGGACAGCAGAGTGACTATG CTGTAGAGGACGCAGCCGGCAGTGATGCCAAGGCTCTTGATTCCCGCTCCTTCATACTGAGTCAGCGGCAGCTGCAGGAGCCACCGGCAGGAAGTCGGCGACGTCTCCAAGCCAAAGAGGAAGTCCAGTCGGCTTTACCACGCACTGTCCAATCCAG TAAGGAAAAGGGCGACTCTGCGAGCCCGAAGTTCATCGTGACATTAGATGGGGTGCCGAGCCCATTGGGAAATTTTGCAGACTGTGAGATGGACCTAGATGATGTGAGGCCACCCTCAAAGGTGACGGATGCCCCCTTACCCATCAACAGGGAGCCCAAAGGCGGCATCCTTCACAGAGTGCAGGGAGGAGTCGCATCATCGGCAG AGGACATAATGGACTTTAACATGGCGGAGGAGGACGCAGTACCTGTAAAGAAGCAGAAGGTGATGGAGAGATGCAAGTACTGGCCAGTCTGTAAGAGTGGAGACGACTGTCTGTACCATCACCCGACGGCACAGTGCAA gacttTTCCCAGCTGCAAGTTTGGggataaatgcatttttgtcCATCCTAATTGTAAATACGATGCCAGGTGCACAAATGCTGACTGCCCCTTCACCCATGTCAGCCGCAGGAGCGCAGTGGGGCCCCCACCCAGGCCAG CAGTGCAGCCGGTGCAAATCACAAGCGTGTGTCGCTTCTTCCCAGACTGCAAGAATATGGATTGTCCATTTTATCATCCAAAG CCGTGTCGCTTCGCAGCCCTGTGTAAACGTGCCGGATGTACCTTCTACCACCCAAACACATCTGTGCCACCAAGACATGCCTTGAAGTGGACAAAAACTCAGGCCAG CTAA
- the zc3h14 gene encoding zinc finger CCCH domain-containing protein 14 isoform X1 — protein MEIGAEISKKIRAAIKGKLQELGAYIDDELPDYIMVMVANKKTSQQMADDLSLFLGNNTIKFTAWLQGVLEKLRSVSVEPESLKHQPQFEGGAKSRSSLSEDATGDELKVLTVSSSRFERTEARVSSSANESSRGAVEKTSPRLTSAVKPLAELLPSEAVIDIKPDLDDDLIAEDPVEIRSSHVRTRSVTSRPTAEIYRAGQGRFSSANSAEPSRHAEGSSYSRHQDSRAGRSSRAGSSRLEESSRKRKTPVASSVVRVSRTADDDDSDEFEEEDEGYGGRGPSSRVSLPSKPERKPTLPPAKQANRNLILKAISEAQDSITKTTSYPTIPQRQTVPVAPRARLASSEEMTAAIQLVQEHLHSLAPRVRACPPTELLPPRTHVRSLASRLQLDLAGGSAAGQQSDYAVEDAAGSDAKALDSRSFILSQRQLQEPPAGSRRRLQAKEEVQSALPRTVQSSKEKGDSASPKFIVTLDGVPSPLGNFADCEMDLDDVRPPSKVTDAPLPINREPKGGILHRVQGGVASSAEDIMDFNMAEEDAVPVKKQKVMERCKYWPVCKSGDDCLYHHPTAQCKTFPSCKFGDKCIFVHPNCKYDARCTNADCPFTHVSRRSAVGPPPRPAVQPVQITSVCRFFPDCKNMDCPFYHPKPCRFAALCKRAGCTFYHPNTSVPPRHALKWTKTQAS, from the exons ATGGAGATCGGAGCCGAGATCAGCAAGAAGATAAGA GCTGCGATTAAGGGCAAGCTTCAAGAGCTCGGCGCCTACATCG ATGACGAGCTCCCCGACTACATCATGGTGATGGTAGCgaacaaaaaaacatctcagCAGATGGCCGATGATCTGTCCCTTTTCCTCGGGAACAACACGATCAAATTCACAGCCTG GTTGCAGGGTGTGCTGGAGAAGCTGAGATCCGTTTCCGTGG AGCCCGAATCCCTCAAGCATCAGCCCCAGTTCGAAGGTGGTGCAAAGAGCCGATCATCTCTGAGTGAAGACGCCACCGGAGATGAGCTGAAGGTGCTAACGGTGTCCAGTTCACGCtttgagaggacagaagcaCGCGTGTCCAGTTCCGCTAATGAAAGCAG CAGAGGCGCCGTGGAGAAGACTTCCCCCCGACTAACCTCCGCCGTCAAGCCCCTCGCGGAGCTGCTCCCATCAGAGGCCGTCATCGACATCAAACCAGACTTGGATGATGACCTCATCGCCGAGGACCCTGTAGAAATACGCAGCAGCCACGTGCGAACAAGGAGCGTCACCAGTCGCCCCACCGCTGAGATCTACAGGGCGGGGCAGGGCAGGTTCAGCTCGGCTAACTCCGCGGAGCCGTCCCGACACGCGGAAGGCTCCTCTTACAGCCGGCATCAGGACAGCAGAGCCGGCAGATCCTCCCGAGCTGGATCCAGCAGG CTGGAGGAGTCGTCGCGTAAGCGCAAGACGCCTGTCGCGAGTTCGGTGGTACGAGTGAGCCGAACGGCAGACGACGACGACAGCGATGAATtcgaagaggaggatgaaggctATGGAGGAAGAGGACCGTCCAGTAGAGTGTCCCTACCCTCCAAACCAGAGCGCAA ACCGACGCTCCCTCCAGCCAAGCAAGCCAATAGGAACCTGATACTGAAGGCCATCTCTGAGGCTCAGGACTCAATCACCAAAACCACATCCTACCCCACAA TACCACAGAGGCAGACCGTTCCCGTGGCGCCTCGGGCTCGTTTGGCCAGCAGCGAGGAGATGACTGCAGCTATTCAGCTGGTCCAGGAGCACCTCCACAGCCTGGCCCCCAGGGTCCGGGCCTGCCCCCCCACAGAGCTCCTTCCTCCCAGAACTCATG tGAGATCTTTAGCTTCACGTCTGCAGCTTGACCTTGCAGGAGGAAGTGCTGCGGGACAGCAGAGTGACTATG CTGTAGAGGACGCAGCCGGCAGTGATGCCAAGGCTCTTGATTCCCGCTCCTTCATACTGAGTCAGCGGCAGCTGCAGGAGCCACCGGCAGGAAGTCGGCGACGTCTCCAAGCCAAAGAGGAAGTCCAGTCGGCTTTACCACGCACTGTCCAATCCAG TAAGGAAAAGGGCGACTCTGCGAGCCCGAAGTTCATCGTGACATTAGATGGGGTGCCGAGCCCATTGGGAAATTTTGCAGACTGTGAGATGGACCTAGATGATGTGAGGCCACCCTCAAAGGTGACGGATGCCCCCTTACCCATCAACAGGGAGCCCAAAGGCGGCATCCTTCACAGAGTGCAGGGAGGAGTCGCATCATCGGCAG AGGACATAATGGACTTTAACATGGCGGAGGAGGACGCAGTACCTGTAAAGAAGCAGAAGGTGATGGAGAGATGCAAGTACTGGCCAGTCTGTAAGAGTGGAGACGACTGTCTGTACCATCACCCGACGGCACAGTGCAA gacttTTCCCAGCTGCAAGTTTGGggataaatgcatttttgtcCATCCTAATTGTAAATACGATGCCAGGTGCACAAATGCTGACTGCCCCTTCACCCATGTCAGCCGCAGGAGCGCAGTGGGGCCCCCACCCAGGCCAG CAGTGCAGCCGGTGCAAATCACAAGCGTGTGTCGCTTCTTCCCAGACTGCAAGAATATGGATTGTCCATTTTATCATCCAAAG CCGTGTCGCTTCGCAGCCCTGTGTAAACGTGCCGGATGTACCTTCTACCACCCAAACACATCTGTGCCACCAAGACATGCCTTGAAGTGGACAAAAACTCAGGCCAG CTAA